The following proteins come from a genomic window of Nostoc sp. ATCC 53789:
- a CDS encoding peptidoglycan-binding domain-containing protein, with translation MLDLFISTYLIFVKPDTLNGSLVAKESKSMAISSPEVIRHILIGLGYLAPEIDPKPDLTKFAPWKRNNNSLTDDLTEEAIKKFQKQYSKKLVVNGNADAETRTVMEETVKGLQNRLKFHGFATPAEIPPDKPFYGPATYTAVKKFQKSQGLTENGIATFEQRQILQQPNLTDKPPTPPQSQLKLIDLCFQFKKNPQNPSYIAALNNLQQNLPKDVLHKVTNKWRGTNDQNPEIVKLTNLFTYYDDNNQNHRDALNHLQSQITPAISQAFLSLWNKK, from the coding sequence ATGTTAGATTTATTTATCTCTACTTACTTAATTTTTGTAAAACCAGATACATTAAATGGTAGTTTAGTAGCAAAGGAATCGAAGAGCATGGCCATTAGTAGCCCTGAAGTAATCCGTCACATTTTGATCGGGTTGGGATATTTAGCTCCTGAGATTGATCCGAAGCCGGATCTCACTAAATTTGCTCCCTGGAAGCGCAATAACAATTCATTGACAGACGATCTTACTGAAGAAGCGATTAAAAAGTTTCAGAAGCAGTACTCAAAAAAACTTGTGGTAAATGGTAACGCTGATGCTGAGACTCGGACTGTAATGGAAGAGACAGTCAAAGGGCTTCAAAATAGATTGAAGTTTCACGGTTTTGCAACCCCTGCCGAAATTCCTCCAGACAAGCCTTTTTATGGACCAGCCACTTATACAGCAGTCAAGAAATTTCAGAAATCTCAGGGTTTAACTGAAAATGGTATTGCCACTTTTGAACAGCGTCAAATTCTACAGCAGCCTAACTTAACAGATAAGCCTCCAACTCCGCCACAATCACAACTCAAGCTGATAGATTTGTGCTTCCAGTTCAAAAAGAATCCTCAAAATCCTTCTTACATTGCAGCGTTAAATAACTTACAACAAAACCTACCCAAGGACGTTTTACACAAAGTTACTAACAAATGGAGAGGGACAAATGACCAAAATCCTGAGATTGTCAAGCTGACGAATTTGTTCACTTATTATGACGACAACAATCAAAACCATCGTGATGCACTAAATCACTTACAAAGTCAGATTACCCCAGCTATCTCTCAAGCATTTTTAAGTCTCTGGAATAAAAAGTAA
- a CDS encoding TRC40/GET3/ArsA family transport-energizing ATPase — MRVILMTGKGGVGKTSVAAATGLRCAELGYQTLVLSTDPAHSLADSFDIELGHAPQKIRPNLWGAELDALQELEGNWGAVKRYITQVLQARGLDGVQAEELAILPGMDEIFGLVRMKRHYDEGEFDVLIIDSAPTGTALRLLSLPEVGGWYMRRFYKPFQNISVALRPLVEPFFRPIAGFSLPDKEVMDAPYEFYEQIEALEKVLTDNTQTSVRLVTNPEKMVIKESLRAHAYLSLYNVATDLVVANRIIPSVVQDPFFQRWKESQEQYRQEIHDNFHPLPVKEVPLFSEEMCGLAALERLKETLYKDEDPTQVYYKETTLRVVQEENQYSLEIYLPGIPKDQVQLSKTGDELNITIGNHRRNLVLPQALAALQPGGAKMEDDYLKIRFADNTRV, encoded by the coding sequence ATGCGTGTAATTTTAATGACTGGTAAAGGCGGCGTGGGCAAAACTTCCGTCGCTGCTGCAACTGGACTCCGTTGTGCAGAACTAGGCTATCAGACATTGGTTTTAAGTACAGATCCGGCTCATTCCCTAGCTGATAGTTTTGACATAGAACTAGGACACGCACCCCAAAAAATTCGCCCAAATCTGTGGGGTGCAGAACTAGATGCGCTGCAAGAACTAGAGGGAAACTGGGGTGCTGTAAAACGCTACATTACCCAAGTTTTACAAGCGAGGGGTTTAGACGGCGTGCAGGCGGAAGAATTGGCGATTTTGCCAGGCATGGATGAGATTTTTGGTTTGGTAAGGATGAAACGCCATTACGATGAAGGTGAGTTTGATGTATTAATTATCGACTCAGCCCCCACTGGTACTGCACTGCGCTTGCTGAGTCTACCTGAAGTCGGTGGTTGGTATATGCGCCGTTTTTACAAACCATTTCAAAACATCTCGGTAGCACTTCGCCCTCTGGTTGAACCTTTTTTCAGACCAATTGCTGGTTTTTCGCTACCCGATAAAGAGGTAATGGATGCACCTTATGAGTTTTATGAACAAATTGAAGCTCTAGAAAAAGTATTAACAGACAATACCCAAACCTCAGTACGTCTAGTCACCAATCCTGAAAAGATGGTGATTAAAGAGTCTCTGCGTGCCCATGCTTATCTGAGTTTGTATAATGTTGCAACAGATTTAGTAGTGGCTAATCGGATTATTCCAAGCGTTGTCCAAGATCCCTTTTTCCAACGTTGGAAGGAAAGTCAGGAACAATATCGCCAGGAAATTCATGATAATTTCCACCCTCTACCTGTGAAAGAAGTTCCCCTATTTTCTGAAGAAATGTGTGGATTAGCTGCATTGGAACGCCTCAAGGAAACTCTTTATAAAGATGAAGATCCGACTCAGGTTTATTACAAAGAAACTACTCTTAGAGTCGTCCAAGAGGAAAACCAATACAGCTTAGAAATTTATCTACCTGGTATTCCTAAAGACCAAGTTCAACTAAGTAAAACCGGAGACGAATTAAACATTACTATTGGCAACCATCGTCGTAACTTAGTTTTGCCACAAGCCTTAGCAGCACTACAACCAGGAGGGGCAAAGATGGAAGATGACTATCTAAAAATCCGCTTTGCTGACAACACCAGAGTTTAA
- a CDS encoding GAF domain-containing protein: protein MTSNPEQNFLYSQEESLLRRITNRIRRSLELEEIITVTTAEVRSLLKTDRVMIYKFHADGSGQVIAESIYNNRLPSLLGLNFPADDIPLSARELFIKLRVRSVVNVDTQEIGQIHLRDLDNGETVSEQIRYRSVDSCHIEYLTAMGVKSSVVAPILYQDQLWGLLVSHNSEARLISEYELEAVQMVVEQLSVAIAQSSLLTQVRKTAEQETIINRIATLLHSLPTIVLQPALEAAVTAFNGVGGRLCIRNEAFDFNNGNMASLTECLIPGNTCIKLFICGQQPVMPEQTIYPLIEQYGIWQEHYKSGNYDVWAISDLYNSPELRSLQIAFQPTKIRGILTIPLQYRQQLLGYLSIFRNEIDTETLWAGQYDSDQRQLYPRRSFEVWRESKKAQAQKWTNEEIELARNLGKHFASAIQQYELQQQVQVFNENLEKQVKRRTVELKRSSEQEQAVFKVIAEIRESLDTDTIFQTTTKEVCQLIKADRVSVYRFDSNWGGEFVGDFEAASPYWSNESEIGINTVWNDTYLQDTEGGRYRKNETFAVDDIYKMGFAKCHIDNLEQFQIHAFVLAPIFVGQKLWGLLATYQHTGPRQWKASEVNFLSQIAAQMGVALQQAELLTQTRQQTLNLQQAAEQQRVLFEVVAKVRESLDLDAIFQTTTQEICKSLQADRVAVFQFQADWSGEYIAEFVSDRWVKLVGYDTKTVWQDSYLQETQGGRYRHNETFAVDDIYQVGHSQCHILVLEQIQARAYAIAPIFIGQQLWGLLAAYQNSAPRHWEASEIKFIAQIANQLGVALQQAQLHNQTKEQTEKLTQALHDLKQTQTQLIQTEKMSSLGQLVAGVAHEINNPVNFIYGNINHVNDYAQDLLSILELYLQNTPNPSPEIRDRTFEIDLEFLIEDLPKTLSSMKIGVDRIRQIVLGLRNFSRLDEAEMKPVDIHEGIDSTLLILQHRLKAKPESPAITLVKEYSELPLVECYAGPLNQVFMNVLSNAIDALEDYRESPSKLHSGQITIRTAIGELEGNIKSVIIRIADNGSGIPEALKARICDPFFTTKPVGKGTGLGLSISYQIVVDKHGGVLKCDSQPGLGTEFWIEIPVSQITKS from the coding sequence ATGACCTCCAATCCTGAACAAAATTTTTTATATAGCCAGGAAGAAAGTTTACTACGCCGGATTACAAACCGTATCCGACGAAGCTTGGAGTTAGAAGAAATTATCACAGTGACAACGGCAGAGGTGCGATCGCTATTAAAAACTGACCGAGTGATGATTTACAAATTTCATGCCGATGGTAGTGGTCAGGTCATTGCTGAGTCAATTTACAATAATCGTTTACCGTCATTACTAGGGCTGAATTTCCCAGCAGACGATATTCCACTCAGTGCCCGTGAGCTATTTATAAAATTACGGGTGCGTTCTGTTGTGAATGTTGATACTCAAGAAATTGGTCAAATTCACTTACGTGACTTGGATAATGGAGAAACTGTCTCAGAGCAGATCCGTTACCGTTCTGTAGACTCCTGCCATATTGAATATTTGACGGCAATGGGGGTAAAATCCTCTGTGGTAGCGCCTATTCTCTATCAAGATCAACTCTGGGGACTACTGGTTTCTCATAATTCGGAAGCGCGTTTGATTTCAGAATATGAACTAGAAGCAGTGCAGATGGTGGTAGAACAACTCTCTGTAGCGATCGCTCAAAGTAGTCTGCTCACTCAAGTCCGCAAAACAGCCGAACAAGAAACTATCATTAACCGCATTGCTACTCTGCTGCATTCACTACCGACCATTGTATTACAACCAGCTTTAGAAGCGGCTGTTACTGCCTTTAATGGTGTTGGTGGCAGGCTTTGCATTAGAAATGAAGCTTTTGATTTCAACAATGGCAACATGGCCAGCTTAACAGAATGCTTAATACCAGGAAACACTTGTATCAAGCTTTTTATCTGTGGACAGCAACCTGTGATGCCAGAACAAACTATATATCCACTAATAGAGCAGTATGGTATCTGGCAAGAACACTATAAGTCTGGTAACTATGATGTTTGGGCAATTTCAGATTTATATAATAGTCCTGAGTTGCGAAGTTTACAAATTGCTTTTCAACCAACTAAAATTCGCGGCATATTAACAATCCCACTCCAGTATCGTCAGCAGTTACTGGGCTACTTAAGTATTTTCCGCAATGAAATAGATACAGAGACTTTATGGGCAGGACAGTATGACAGCGATCAAAGACAACTGTACCCCCGGCGATCATTTGAGGTTTGGCGCGAATCTAAAAAAGCGCAAGCTCAAAAATGGACGAATGAAGAGATTGAACTGGCTAGAAATCTAGGTAAACACTTTGCTTCAGCAATTCAGCAATATGAATTACAGCAACAAGTACAAGTCTTCAATGAAAATTTGGAAAAGCAAGTTAAAAGACGCACAGTTGAGTTAAAACGGTCATCGGAACAAGAACAAGCTGTGTTTAAGGTTATTGCCGAGATTCGAGAATCTCTAGACACAGATACTATTTTTCAAACCACGACTAAAGAGGTTTGTCAATTAATCAAAGCCGATCGCGTTTCTGTTTATCGTTTCGATTCTAATTGGGGTGGTGAATTTGTCGGGGATTTCGAGGCTGCTAGTCCATATTGGTCGAATGAGTCAGAGATAGGTATTAATACAGTATGGAATGACACCTACTTACAAGATACAGAGGGAGGACGCTACCGCAAGAATGAAACATTTGCAGTTGATGACATCTACAAGATGGGATTCGCTAAGTGCCATATCGACAATCTAGAGCAGTTTCAAATTCACGCTTTTGTGCTTGCTCCGATCTTTGTTGGGCAAAAACTTTGGGGTTTGCTGGCAACTTATCAACATACTGGCCCTCGACAATGGAAAGCCTCTGAAGTTAACTTTCTCAGTCAGATTGCGGCCCAAATGGGTGTAGCGCTCCAGCAAGCTGAATTACTCACTCAGACACGACAACAGACGTTAAATTTACAACAAGCAGCAGAACAACAACGGGTATTGTTTGAAGTTGTCGCCAAAGTTAGGGAATCTCTCGATCTAGATGCGATTTTTCAGACAACCACCCAAGAAATCTGTAAATCACTACAAGCGGATCGAGTTGCAGTCTTTCAATTTCAGGCTGATTGGAGTGGTGAATATATTGCCGAGTTTGTGAGCGATCGCTGGGTAAAACTAGTAGGTTATGATACTAAGACAGTTTGGCAAGATAGCTATTTGCAGGAAACCCAAGGTGGCCGATATCGTCACAATGAAACCTTTGCAGTGGATGATATTTATCAAGTTGGACATTCTCAATGCCATATTTTAGTTCTAGAGCAGATTCAAGCAAGGGCTTATGCGATCGCACCTATATTTATTGGTCAGCAACTATGGGGCTTGTTAGCGGCTTATCAAAACTCTGCACCCCGCCATTGGGAAGCCTCAGAAATTAAGTTTATTGCTCAAATTGCCAATCAGCTTGGGGTTGCACTCCAACAAGCCCAATTACATAATCAAACCAAAGAGCAGACAGAAAAGCTGACTCAAGCTCTGCATGATTTAAAGCAAACTCAAACCCAACTGATCCAAACTGAGAAAATGTCCTCATTAGGTCAACTGGTAGCTGGTGTTGCTCACGAAATTAATAACCCCGTCAACTTCATTTATGGCAACATCAATCATGTCAACGATTACGCCCAAGATTTGCTGAGTATACTAGAACTCTATTTACAAAATACCCCGAACCCCAGCCCTGAGATTCGCGATCGCACCTTCGAGATAGACTTAGAATTTCTCATCGAAGATTTGCCGAAAACTCTATCTTCCATGAAAATTGGGGTTGATCGCATCCGTCAGATTGTCTTGGGTTTACGGAATTTCTCTCGCCTTGATGAGGCAGAAATGAAACCGGTTGATATTCACGAGGGCATTGATAGCACTTTGCTAATTTTGCAACATCGTTTGAAAGCAAAACCAGAAAGCCCGGCTATTACATTAGTCAAAGAATACAGTGAGCTTCCCTTAGTAGAATGCTATGCCGGGCCACTGAATCAAGTATTTATGAATGTTTTAAGCAATGCGATCGATGCTCTTGAAGATTACAGGGAATCTCCATCAAAACTTCATAGCGGTCAAATTACTATTCGTACTGCTATCGGAGAGCTTGAAGGCAATATCAAAAGCGTAATAATTCGCATTGCAGATAATGGCTCAGGAATACCCGAAGCTTTGAAAGCAAGAATCTGTGACCCATTTTTCACTACTAAACCAGTGGGAAAAGGCACTGGTTTGGGGTTATCAATAAGTTATCAAATTGTCGTGGATAAACACGGTGGTGTGTTGAAATGTGATTCTCAGCCGGGGTTAGGTACAGAATTTTGGATTGAAATTCCGGTGAGCCAAATTACCAAATCTTAA